In Lathyrus oleraceus cultivar Zhongwan6 chromosome 2, CAAS_Psat_ZW6_1.0, whole genome shotgun sequence, the DNA window GTGTGAGAGAGAATCAAGTGATGACGATAAAGATTTGAATGAAGGCATGAAACTGTTTGTAAGGAGGTATAACTGATACCTTAGAAAGAATGAAGTCCAACATAAAGTGTTGTAACTGATTAACACGGGGGTGTAACCGATTATAGCAAAGGCATAAGCACTTCTGAGTAGTGAAAAAGCAAAAATCTCGAaggtgtaaccggttaacatCTGATGTTAACTAGTTACCATTGaatgcaatttattttttatgtcaATTGTAACCGCTTAACCAGATGGTGTAATCGGTTACAGGCCCAAAAAAATTTAGGTCTCAATCATTTTGTAACACTTGTATAAAAGCTTAGATACATTCCCATCTCAAAGTAATatgaatatctctctctccctCCCCCCCTCCCTCTCTCTCTATATGTGATAACTAACAAGTCGAACACATCTCTTCTTCCCTccctccctctctctctctctatgTGATAACTAACAAGTCGAACACATCTCATTAATGCAGTAACATATATAATTGGGATGTACATGTAGATTAGCTTGCATTGGATCATGAACAACCAAAATATTTATATAGAGAGGAAATTTTAGATGAAGATGACTATGCATCAGAGTCGGGTTTCTTTTGAGAAAGCTGCTTAAAAAATGCTTAGAAAACTTACAGATATACATCTTCGCTCGGAATTCAAAGATATATTTTCAGATTATATATTTTTTCAAACTGTGGTGAACTTCAAAAAAGTGAAGACGGATGCATCTCCGGACATAGAAATGACATTTCAGGTTTTCAAAAATATAATAGGCACATATAGGGTGGAAAGAGTATTCCCCTTCGTAGAAATATCTTTTCAAACTTGAGAGGGAATATTAAAGCAGTCTGTCAAGCACGACAATAGAGGCCATAGCCGGTTAACACCAAGTAATGAGCAACACACTATCTAGTATCCTTAAGACATATAAGGCCAAAAAAATTGTGCAGCCGGCCTGGCTTTTGTCCTAGCAACGCTAAAATGTCCACGTAACACAGAAGAATGAAACTCTTCTAAGATAGTGGTAGTGAGCTCAGGCGATGGAGGCACAACTACTGGATTTTTGCATGATAAAACATTACTTTTAACCTGATATAACGGGTCAGAACTGCTACATTAGATACATTGTTGTTGCAGATAACTGTGGACTTGGCATTAACAACAGAGGTAATGAATGGGTAGAGAGTTTTGAGGTCCTGAAACTGCCATAAAAAAAAGACCTAGACAAGGCATCAACAGCCATATTGTCATTGGCAGATTTGTATTCAACGGGGAAGTCAGAACCCAAAAATTTATGCAGATTTTTGTTGCTACTGAGTTTCAATGATAAAGAGTTTGATTACTCCCTtcgttcctttttaagtgtcattttttgactttttacacatatCAAGAAAactaatcattattgttacttttcaaacaataattcttcttttacctataatactcttaattatttattacattcactttactttttctctctctgcaatcattatctaagggtaattttgacaaaattacaattaatactaccttgaattttgtaagtgacaattaaaaagaaataattTTTTTGCAAGAAAACGACACTTATAAAGGAACGGAAGGAGTACTATTTTGAGCACTCATGTCAATGATAACACTATGCAACTAAATCACCCATTTCTTTCCTAAGACACACACTGTCGTAGTAGGTATTGAAGGAGAAAAACATACatcaatatttaattttaagAAACACGTGGATGCCTCATCCATCCACACCTTTTATCAAACATGCAAAAAGAATCAGTTTTAATAGTCAGATTTTTACAAACAGGATCAGCAATTGCACATAAATAAATATCATGCAAAAGGGGTTCAATACAACGAAAAATATCTCCCACGTCCACCCTATGAACTTCAAAACCCTAATCACTTATTGACAACAATATATACTTGTAGTAAGTAATTCTCCAGTAGGTTGTATGCCTCAGTAATACTGCCAAAAATGCCGAAGAATCTAAAGACTTCTAATTTTCCCAGACCTTAATAACTCAGCAATATCTCCAACAACCAAATAAATGTCTCTCCACAATTCTCTTATAGCAAGAAACTTGACATCACAACTCAGGCATTAACAACAAACACCTCTATCACTTTATAATTGGTTCATCGTTTCATCAAACCTCTCGTTGTTTACTTCAAATTTGTGGACGTATGACCAGTAAGTAGAATGTTGATAACAGTAAGCAGCCATTAAACTGACACGGTGCAATCAACTTGTAACTGCAAGATCCATATTTGGCAGCTGGGACTCAAGATTGTCAGAGTCTGTGACCAAAGGATTTTTCTGGAAATTGTTACGTAGCTGACCACAAGCTGCATTTGCATCCAGTCCTCTGGTTTGGCGTACACTAGTGGTTATTTTAGCTGACTCCAAAGCATTAACAAATGCTTGCACCTACGAAATGAGAAGTTTCGATTTAATACTCCAAATTATTTGAATAAATCAAACCATGAAGTAAATCGTGTTTAGAATGAAACTGAAGCATAAGAAAATTATCATACAGCTTTCCTGTAAGGACGGCGAAATTCAGAGCCTTCTATTGGATTAAAAGGTATCAGGTTGACATGATAACCACTGCCATATTCGTGTAGTAGTTTAGCAAGTTCTACTGCATTGTCTACCGAGTCATTGATTCCAGCTGTTCAAACATAATGTCAGGAAAGTTGCAAGTACATACAAGAATTTCACTAATCTTATAGTACGGGGAGAAGCAAGAATATGTTGGAAATTTTCTGTACCTAAAAGTGCATATTCAAAAGAAACACGTCTATTTGTTTCCTGGAAGTATTCCTTGCAGTCTTTCATAAGTGCATCCAATGGGTAGGATTTTGCACTTGGAACAATTGTTTCCCTTAGTTTCTGGTTAGGAGCGTGTAGACTGATACATGTTACGAAAGAAAATTATAGACATATATCATTAAGAAAGAATCCACCGAATGATATATATAGCAGCAACAAACCCAGACCAAACACCAAAGTATCAAACAATAAACAAAGAAAGACTTAAGATAAAAAGTACTATATTGACAATTCACTATGAGGTTGTAATCCTTGAGCGACGAAATCAAAATCAAGGACGATTACCTCACAGCTAACGTGGATTGAAGTTTGTGAGAAGCTAGCTTCTTTATTGTATTTGGAACCCCCACAGTGGAGATAGTCATCATTCTTTGCCCAATTTGTATATCCTATAAGTCCATCCAAAATCCAACATTAGCACTCTTACATGCAAAATTTATTATATGCTCTCTCTAtcataataaaatgaaataagaCCAAGCAAAGCATTATGCTGATAAAACGATTTTCTTTTGACAGAGTGAGCATATATATGAATACATTTTTTATGCATGTGACACAGTCTGTTCTGTTCTCTTTGGTTTCATCTTATCCTGTGGAACTAAAATCTATCACCTTATATCCTGATCAGTTTTACTTTGAACATGTACCAAACATAAAACATAACTTGCAAGTTCTGTTCTGTTTTAATTTCTAAAGAATTCCtgaaaaattaaaacaaaaaacCATGTCCCTCCCCTGCATGAAATCATGAAAATATAAAATCACTTAAAACAATTGATCAAGTAGAAAGAGAATCTAACAATTATTAAGATGGCATCAAATACTGTAACGACTGGTCAGTCCCAGAGTTTAGATTATAATGTTTACCAAGTTAAGAGCATAGATGGACTCTTAAACTCTCAATATCAAAGGGTGCTGTTACAATTACATACAAGCATCTGATAAGGAAATAATTATGCATATCATATGCATTCATTCACCTTATTCAAGCAATGGTGTGCCTCAAGTACTGCTTTCAGGTTTAACATTGGTTCACCCATTCCCATAAAGACTACATTCGACACCCTGCGCTTGAAAACCTCCTCAATGGCCAATACCTGTTTACAAAAGATGTGGTGTTATCTTGTTTTGCAGCAAAAAAAGTTGAGCTTGCTTAAGAACGTTTGCAATCCCAAAAATGGTGACATTGCTTTATTTGATCTTTTCCATTTATTTTCTAACATATTTACTTCTTTTAAATTAATCTAAACTTCCCTAGTGTGAAATCTAACATCAAACTACTTTAAATGTATGTATGCACACGAACTAACCTGCTCTACAATTTCATGGCTCCGAAGATTCCTTGAAAAGCCCCCTTTTCCAGTTGCACAAAAAGAGCATCGCAGAGGGCAACCTACCTAAGCATTGAAATAACAGATGGACatgaaaaagaaaatggaaaacATCAGTACATATTATCACATAAAACAGAACTCGGTTTCCTGATCAACTCTATGCAAACATTAGAGTAAGTCAAACACCTGTGATGAGACACATGCTGTCAAGCGAACTGAACCCTTATCATCTTCAACCGGAATACCAACAGTTTCAATCAATCTGTTGTCCTCCAACTTTAACAGCAACTGCAAAGTCAAATTCCAACCAAAAAAAGCAAGAAATAAATGAAACATCAATGACTGCATCATTTAACAAGCAAGTTAAATATCCTACCCTACTAATACCAAGTAAAAACAACTTGAATCATTGCCAGAAAACGAGAACCTGGCCCATGAAATCAAATCATTTGTGTGTAGTAGACAACTCAACACATATAGTGGTCACTGGACTAAAACAACAATAAATCACTTATAAAAAACGAAAAGCTACAATGCACAACAATAAATCAAGGTAACTGCTAACCAGTGTCACACAggttaaaaaaattaaaagttttTCTTATTGAGAGTATAGCTATAGAAATGAATACTCTATACAACAACAACCAATCCTTATCTCACTAACTGAGGTCGGCTACATGGATCAACTTTCAACATAATGTTCTATTCCGTACCATGTTTCTCTCCAAATCGTTAATCTCAAGATCTTTCTTAATAACTTCTCTTATAGTCTTTCTAGATCTTCCTCTTTCTCTAGTTGTTTGACTTCTCTCCATCCGATCTACTCGTCTTACAATAGAATCTACATGTCTTCTCTCTACATGCCCAAACCACCTAAGTCTATTTTCCACCATCTTCTCTATTATAGGTGACACCCCAAAACTGCTCTAACTTCCCATAAAAATTTACAATTTCTTGACTTCTTAACCTGGTTAGTAGCAGTTAGCAGGAACCATAAAttaaaaacaacaacaaaagGGTTGCTGAACTGTGACTATAGTACCATTCACTACCTTAATAGTCCCATCCGTTGCAACAACCTTGTTGAAAATAGGAGACCTTCCCACCTTCCATCCAGCTTCCTCAAGCTCATTCCTAAATGCGAGAGGCACTGCAATGCAAGCAAAACCACATTGAAAAGTGAATACATTCATCCACAAACACGACACTACACTGACACCGACACCGGTAGTAATTTAATAAAATCGAAATTATTGAATGTAATCTCACACTCACATGAACCAAATTAAAGAAAAAACAGAAAATAAGATTAAACAAAAAAAGAATCTCACCCTGAACGAATTCCTGAATATCTCtaacttttctcttgtatatAAGATGATAAAGTTGCTTCCCCCTAAAACCTTGCTATGAAAAATTCAACAAATAATTCAAAACCAGTTGAATTGAATAAAGCGATAATGAAGAGAAATGGAAAATGGGAAGAAATTTACCTGACCAAAATCAATGGCGAGTTTCTGAAGGTCGTTCTCGGATAAGCCAAGGAGAACCTGAGACTGAGGAGTTGCGCGAGGAGAAGAAGCAGTTGCGAAGGAGATGGCGGCACGTGTGCGAGGGGAAGGGCGCACCGCCACACGTGCGAGGGGTATGGAACAGTGGTGAAGCATCGCCATCATTATATCTCTTACAGAAAGGAGATAACGAAGAGAAGTTAGGAACCAAACCCCATAAACCCTCAGCAGTAGTAGTattatgtaaaaaaaattaattgtATTTATTTTTGGGTCCTTTCTCTCTTTGTTAAATACTTAATATTTCAATTAATACCATTAAAAATAGTAGAGAATCCACGTGATAAATGAAACCATAGAAACAATGGGGAGTTATGATTCAAATAATCAAAGAGAATTTCTATTGATTAAAAGaagagattaattgaaatacactgtcagtgtaaaagggttttacaccttcagttaattatagacgttggatattaaacaaagtttgacttttattttaaaaatctataaagtaatacaaacgggtgatggtgatgaaccgacggtgtaaaactttttacactgacagtgtatagtaattaatctcttaaAAGAATGTGTTCTTTATTTCACTTTAAGTATTTCTTTCAAATCTTATGAATGTTTGAAATCTTATGAATGTCCATGTTCGAAAATCTTATGGACTCAATCAGCAAAAGACCAAATGAGTGAGTCCAGATAATAATATCATAATCAACTTTCATAAATCTTTCTCGAACAACCCCTTATTTTGCCATAGTAAAAATATTTGATTTATCATCCTTGATTACACCATCTTCACATGAAAAATCGTATGTTTTTTTAAATGTACAACCATACTTTGAATTATCTGTATCAGTTTTTTCTACTATCACAACTTTGTGATAAATAAAATTTAAGTCTGCATGAGATATATTACTAGCTAACTGTAAATATAAATTTTGTCATTGAATTTATGTTCTACTATTGTGATACTTTGACCAAATGTTGTTTGTATCTCATTGTACTACAATACAATTATATTGTTCATTGCTTCTCAAACCTTGCGAAAATCACTCTTACTATCTTCCAACCATTTCTTCAATCTACCATATGAACATATTCAACTCATTTTGTCGCTGTGTTACCAAGGTGTCTAATATAATTAATCCATGCACAAACTAATTTCTCATTCGTCTGGTATAATATTTTCGTTCCAACATAGTTTAAGAAAAAAAGTTGAATATTTTGCACGCGCACCTCTAAACTGCATGACAAAATCAACATATGACTTCTCTGTAGAAGAATTGATTATAACATTCCATGTTTCCATTATAGGTTCTAATATTTGTGTAGGTTTGACCATTTTTTCATCTCCATCCTTGATTTGTTTATTTTCTAATATTTCCTTAATTTTAGATCTCACATTTTTTGTTATGAGATACAGACACCATAAAGAATATGATGTAGGGAATATTTTTGCAACAAAACTTATAAGTGAATTATTGCGATCAGTGACAATCACTTGTGACATATTTTCTGAGTCTTTCAATAGATTGCGACACATTTCTAGAGGTCAAGTAATATTATCCTCTTTTTCACGTTACAAAAACGTAACGTCAATTGAACATATCATTTTAGTAGAAGTAACACTAACAATTTCAAGCGGAGGTAACTTACATTTGTTTGTCTTATAAGTTGAATCAATTATTAATATAGTGGGAATGTGTTAAACAACTTGATGGATCCAAAATGTATCTCTAACATATTTTTCATCCTCACACATTCTATATCTATAAAAATAATAATGTTCATCCAATAGTTTCAACAAATATTTTCATATCTTAGACCTCTTATCGCTTTATTTATGTGTCGAACATTATGAAATTGCTTAATATTTAAGACAATGTTTGGTCCTTTTCGTTTAAAAGTTGCAGATATGTTTTTGTGATGAACCATGTTCCTTGTCTTCTCAACAACAATTTTATTCTCATCAAAATGTAAATGAATGACAATAAGAGGATCAACTAATTTGAGATCCAATCCATGGTTATGTACATGATAACTCACTATATGTCAGATATTCAAGTCCTTATTATTTGACTTTATTTTGTTACTAACAAGATTTATTAGGTTAATTTAAGTTCATTTTGTTGTTTTAAGTAATTTTGTGAAGAGCACAATAGGTGCTATCTTTTGTGATTTTTATATGTTTTTCACTTGTGTAGCATTGCCTTATGATAAGTTCTGACACGACAGAATTGGAGCATCACTTTAACCTCGTGTTTCATCAAAGTCTTAGATGCAAAGAATATTATAAGGAGCAAATGTCTATGGCATTGGGGAAAATATGGAAAAATGTGAAGATTGAAGTGAAAGTGAGATAGAAGACTTAGATGGATAAAATCAAACACTACAAGAAAAAATGATGCAAACATTGTCATGCATGGAATTATGCGCGTCGATGTTTGTCTATATAGCATACCTGCCGCATGATGTGTTGTCCCTTGCATGCTGGAAATGTACTACTTGAAGCTGATTTAAAGGAAATGAGAAGGAATATATTATATAATTAGTGTTCATAATTAGTGAACTCTTCTACCTCCTATGTGCGAGGTAAGTACATTGGTTATTCTCCTTCTATTATAAACTAGC includes these proteins:
- the LOC127118294 gene encoding uncharacterized protein LOC127118294, with amino-acid sequence MMAMLHHCSIPLARVAVRPSPRTRAAISFATASSPRATPQSQVLLGLSENDLQKLAIDFGQQGFRGKQLYHLIYKRKVRDIQEFVQVPLAFRNELEEAGWKVGRSPIFNKVVATDGTIKLLLKLEDNRLIETVGIPVEDDKGSVRLTACVSSQVGCPLRCSFCATGKGGFSRNLRSHEIVEQVLAIEEVFKRRVSNVVFMGMGEPMLNLKAVLEAHHCLNKDIQIGQRMMTISTVGVPNTIKKLASHKLQSTLAVSLHAPNQKLRETIVPSAKSYPLDALMKDCKEYFQETNRRVSFEYALLAGINDSVDNAVELAKLLHEYGSGYHVNLIPFNPIEGSEFRRPYRKAVQAFVNALESAKITTSVRQTRGLDANAACGQLRNNFQKNPLVTDSDNLESQLPNMDLAVTS